The proteins below come from a single Danaus plexippus chromosome 20, MEX_DaPlex, whole genome shotgun sequence genomic window:
- the LOC116773955 gene encoding uncharacterized protein LOC116773955 has protein sequence MRGSFILLCVISRASLEMQGVRHFYMTHGKKPNPYPIKSGYVYKQVNNQPPMIMSFGNKRGRERQFGDKGSNLRDATALKSFNSFQNNFTNLTRNRPLIYEAVKNIENDMLIKNPKREAVFEDRVSSNTLLNYEKNNEFLNDHQDVRTDSRNSYDGWPFFYRSPYEYEPMKFNREIEKAKDKRFLVEEDKRVIPVHEHIKDDVIDNRPHSQPGVYNKRILTTDNPMFGEQPFFSYVLNDYFDKTNDYDPLTFKDLSWGKEFDQEMPLPDIDDYSKNFERLNEVPRRKNVYGSDDKLVKKYSQTTKERNNNNNFSDSDNEQEDEESQHRQSYRNFKGDNDIGFKEFADYFANRFGSENHNNEVNYNGNKIIDKGENKKGFRKVYHKDEYQEETEFHDHNNAKARVGNNSDSQAHIGGLERLSHTQAVSASGSNNTSTGSKESEGRKRSDKSDKSEHQQNNEQDFKHYRDVAREAVLSNNADYIDNYMI, from the coding sequence ATGAGAGgatcattcattttattgtgcGTGATATCTCGTGctagtttagaaatgcagggGGTACgtcatttttatatgacacaCGGGAAGAAACCGAATCCGTATCCGATTAAAAGTGGCTATGtttacaaacaagtaaataaccAACCGCCAATGATAATGTCCTTCGGTAATAAACGCGGGCGTGAGAGACAGTTTGGAGATAAAGGAAGTAACCTGCGGGATGCGACGGCgttgaaaagttttaatagttttcaaaataattttaccaatCTTACGCGAAATAGACCTTTAATATACGAAGCTGTTAAGAACATTGAAAACGATATGCTAATAAAAAATCCTAAAAGAGAAGCTGTCTTCGAAGATAGGGTATCAAGTAATACACTTTTAAACTATGAGAAGAACAATGAATTCCTGAACGACCACCAAGATGTACGTACCGATTCAAGGAACTCTTATGACGGTTGGCCTTTTTTTTATCGCAGCCCATATGAATACGAACCAATGAAGTTTAATAGAGAAATTGAGAAAGCTAAGGACAAAAGGTTCTTGGTAGAGGAAGATAAAAGGGTAATCCCCGTTCATGAACACATAAAAGACGATGTTATCGATAATCGGCCTCACTCTCAACCTGGTGTTTACAATAAGAGGATTTTAACAACGGACAATCCAATGTTTGGAGAACAGCCATTTTTCTCATACGTATTGAATGATTATTTTGACAAAACGAATGATTACGACCCCCTAACATTTAAAGACTTAAGTTGGGGTAAAGAATTTGACCAAGAGATGCCATTACCTGATATAGATGATTATTCTAAAAACTTCGAACGGCTTAATGAAGTGCCGAGACGTAAAAATGTTTACGGTTCTGACGATAAACTGGTTAAAAAATACTCACAAACTACGAAggaaagaaataataacaataatttttcagaTTCTGATAACGAACAAGAAGACGAAGAAAGCCAACATAGACAGTCGTATCGTAATTTTAAAGGTGATAATGATATTGGATTTAAGGAATTCGCCGATTACTTTGCAAATAGATTTGGATCAGAGAATCATAACAATGAGGTTAATTATAacggtaataaaataattgataaaggTGAAAACAAAAAGGGTTTTAGGAAGGTCTATCATAAAGACGAATACCAAGAAGAAACGGAATTTCATGATCATAATAACGCAAAAGCTAGAGTAGGCAATAACAGTGACTCGCAAGCCCATATCGGTGGTTTAGAGAGACTATCACACACTCAAGCAGTAAGCGCCTCAGGCAGTAACAACACTAGTACAGGATCCAAGGAGAGTGAGGGCAGAAAAAGATCTGACAAAAGTGATAAATCGGAACATCAACAAAACAATGAACAGGATTTCAAACACTACAGAGACGTCGCCAGAGAGGCGGTACTCAGCAATAATGCTGACTATATAGACAACTATATgatctaa
- the LOC116773956 gene encoding uncharacterized protein LOC116773956 yields the protein MRVLFIIGISFLQFVFISQANYIPKRSEDSLKSSQETFSEVFKEKTERNNDFVESNKNVSRVSRGNKEQTGRVKNVTKINPITKPKASLVKKPIPKFAESDEDYQTKVRFPNKFSDSVEHEDEDFNLDDYDFDVNHDEFSSGGKPLEPRKKNKISKPRVQLEQSPAKLESKLKSETSQRKVVIPRNVDKVNYKITRKSVYKLKEEEYDDEFSTSTKEPTSTKSSTTEDDQSEEGEESREYVQKGSARIIRSPLSFGAYVNKWGEKTSHLMNKILTYLPLFPQVQMPKKIEENDLEMLNPVDDTWNRKVRL from the coding sequence ATGAgagttctttttattattggaaTCAGCTTccttcaatttgtttttatttcccaAGCGAATTATATCCCTAAGAGAAGCGAGGACAGTTTAAAGAGCTCTCAAGAGACTTTTAGCGAAGTTTTCAAAGAGAAAACCGAACGAAACAACGATTTTGTTGAATCAAATAAGAATGTTAGTCGAGTGTCTAGAGGAAACAAGGAACAGACAGGGAGAGTCAAAAACGTAACGAAGATTAATCCAATAACAAAGCCTAAAGCGAGTCTAGTAAAGAAGCCCATTCCGAAGTTTGCAGAAAGCGATGAAGATTATCAAACAAAAGTCAGGTTTCCAAACAAATTCTCAGACTCAGTCGAACATGAAGATGAAGATTTTAATCTCGACGACTATGATTTCGATGTTAATCACGATGAATTTTCAAGCGGCGGTAAACCTTTGGAACCacgaaagaaaaataaaatatctaaaccaAGAGTTCAGCTGGAACAGTCTCCAGCGAAACTAGAATCGAAATTAAAGTCTGAAACAAGCCAGAGGAAAGTGGTAATACCTCGTAACGTAGATAAagtgaattataaaatcacCAGGAAATCGGTATACAAGTTGAAAGAAGAAGAGTATGACGATGAATTCTCCACAAGCACTAAAGAACCAACATCTACTAAATCTTCTACAACCGAAGACGACCAGAGCGAAGAAGGTGAAGAGAGCagggaatatgtgcaaaaggGTTCAGCCAGAATAATCAGATCACCCCTAAGTTTCGGCGCATATGTCAATAAATGGGGAGAAAAAACATCGCAtttaatgaacaaaatattaacctACCTGCCACTATTTCCACAAGTTCAAATGCCTAAGAAAATAGAAGAAAATGACCTGGAGATGTTGAACCCTGTGGATGATACTTGGAATAGAAAAGTTCGTTTGTGA